The stretch of DNA gcactcatgcacatgcacatacaccacacatgtgcacacatgcacacacacacacgcacacatacacgcacacaagcacacacacacatgcacacaccctcacatacacacTTTCATAAGGATAaccttctgctctttctcttccatatGATGTTTtgagccaatgagagaccctgactcaaagggTAAAAGACAAGGTGGGATTGAAGCGATTACACAATGGTAACAATCAtgtcctgctcttgcagaggacctgagctcagttcctcaCACCCGCATAAGTTTGCTTCCCACCAACCATGTGGAACAGTTGTAGTTCATAAATGCcactgactccagctccagggaatccaactctggcctcctcaggcgacacacacacaaaggaacacGCATGCCCACACATCCCCACCTAAACACACCTCAACACACAAAACCatagaaagaaacagatgaaatGACCGTTGTAGAATACTTGAATTAGTCCAGTAGATGCAAAAATAGTGTCTCAATAAGGGATCAATGCTTTAAGATTGTCTCTGAGATGTATTTCATATATCTTCAGACTGCCTGACcaaagtctgtgtgtgttttgttcttaGAACAGCCATCTCAGGCTGGACCAGATCTGACCCACGTGTGACTACTAGCCACAGAACAGAGGGTGCTAACCTCTATAGCATTGCCTTTCACGCCTGAACAGCTTCAGCCCCTGGGAACCATGGGGACAGTTAGGGTGCTCATACTTTAAAGTGAACGGTGCTATTGGCCTCTTGCGGGTAGAGATGAGGTGTGCACAGGACAGACACTCCACAAGGAGTGATAAGGGTTATCCATGTCACCAGGGAAGTCAATGCTCCCCACCACGCTAGAGGATGATCAGGGCCCTGTAGCCAGGGCGATGCCTCTGCAGACACTCCCTCAAGAAGCCGCCTCAGACAAGGCAGGCTTCCAGGCGCCACTGTCAGAACTTCCTGGTGCTTCGTGATATGGCACAGGGCTACACCCAGAGCCACTCAGATAAGCCAGATTGTGTCCGTAATGATTACAGTCCTGCAATTACCCTCACACCACCCCACCCAACTTCAACTTGGCAATTGCCGTACACTTGGGCTCCTGTGCAGGGCAACCGTTTGATGGAGAGCGATGGGAACAGGACAGCCTGCGGTTGGAAAGCCCACAGCCTATATAACTGTGCACAGCAGCTACACTCCGGGAGATAAGGCGCCATATTTTCTTGTCACATCGTCTTTCTTGGCCATGGCTGGACTCAGAAGTCAAGCAGCTGACGACCAGACATGTACCAGAAAAGAGTCTCTCACTTTCAACTGGGGAGCACAACCAAGAAATTGGAATTGAATGTCTATCTAGGGTTATTTTGTTAAGATGAGGGGCCAGGTGGCTCGGCAGGTAAGAGCACTTTGTCATGACAGCCTGACGTCCTGAATTGGGTCCCTGAATCGTACATGGTGGTAGGAGACTCCTGACTGGCTAACACTCcgtaaagttgtcctctgacctcggcAGGAGGGTATTGTACTAGAGTGCCAGgattcacacaccacacacacccacccacacacacacacacacacacacacacacacacaaactgtccCTCCTCTCATTCCTGCAAATATTGATCATAATGTAAAACTGTTAGTTCATAAAGCAATCGGGtaaacaaaggcagaaagatcaaTGCCTGTTGTACGGCCAGCTCTGCAGGAAACCGAGATAAACCTAGAACAAACCATTTCCAATAGAGCCAGCTCAGTTGATATTAACAGGTGACCCGATTTAAAGCAACCATCATAAAAAAGGGCATTTCCGAGGTCAAGTGAGATGCTCACTAGCTGAGTCTGAAGCCAGACTCACAGATTAGATGCTCTCTTCCCTTACACTGTAGCacacgcctgtcatcccagccctcaggagagaGGCTCAAGCAGAAAGACCCCGAGCTGAGCTCTCATTGTGAgatcttttctcaataaaaataaagaagcccCCAACCCTTGCTCTCTGTGTCACAAGTTGCTGAGGAAccctgtgactcagtttccctgcttGCAAAGTGGAAAAACAGCCATTCTTACCCCAGATGATTATAGGGGGAGTTTTTAACAAAGCCAGTATGTGTTAGGAGTCCGGGATCATACTTCCTACAGAGTGAGCATTCAATGAATGTTTGTCTGTGCTGTGTTTAAAGATAGGTTTGAGTTTTGTTTCCCAGTGCAGAACTTCTCAGAGCCTTTAACAAGGCTAAGTTCACTGTGACCCCCTCCTTCCAAGCAGGGAGTAGGGGAAAAGCTCGTTGGTTGCTAATCTTACTTGACCTCTATTTTAGATGAGGCCTCCTAGAAAGCAAAGTCTgcagcagttaagaaaatgctgataTTTTGTTGGTGAGATGCAGGCTCAGGACAgtgcagggaagagaagggaacccAGAAATGGGTGCTATGCCTTTTCAGTCAGGTTGCCCAGCAGTGTGCCCACTGACAATACATGATCTCTCCAGAACGGCTCCAACCTGAGAAGACTTCAGAGTAGAGGcaagatctgaacccaggtctggGTACAAATGTACAGAGAAAGTGAGACAGACATTCCAGCTGGGCATGAAGGGGCGAGTTGTCCGCTGgtcctgacttcttcctttctctggtgAAGTGCCAAGCTACACTGGATGGACTCAGAAATCCACGATGGGGGTCCTGAGGTCTGAGAGCAGACCCACCCATAATGAGAAAATGACTGCAGGCCTAAGAGATGAACCAATTGCCCCTGAAGTTGGACTAGAATATACTGAGCCACAATCCTGTGGCTTCTTACTGAAGACATCTCTAGAAGGAACCCTCCCTCCCGCTGAACACCTCATGGAAACTTCAGGAATGTTCCTGGAGATGAACTTTCTTCAACAAGCTGCAGAAGAatctctgctcctgtctccagttGAGTGGCTGAAGTCTCCTTATCTGTGGTACTCCTGCCCTCCACCCCATGCTCCCTAAACACAGAAGTGGGCGCTTTTGCCCCTCCCTCCCTAGTGCTCCCCAAACACAGAGGTGGGCACCCCTGTCCCTCCCTGCCCGTGCTCCCTAAACACAGAGGTGGGTGCACAGAAGACAGCTTTGCTGCAGAATGCTGGGGTCAGAAACTTGGAGAAAGAATGTCAAATATGAGCGGGCTCTGCCGACAGGATTTAAGATGTGGGTGCCCATGAGCCGCAGGAGATTTTAGTTGAAAAGCGTTTCTGAAGACACTTCCTCAAGGTCAGTGACAGGAGGGTCTGGGCACATCTCATGACGCTTGCCGAGAATTCCAGAGGGCAAGATCCCCTTCTGGCAGCCAAGGCGGGAGGAATTCTCATGGAGACCCTTGATGGGGGGCAAATTCCATCTCTACCCATATTTTCCTATCCTGGAAATCAAAGTTCAAGGACACCCCAGCTTGAGGTGGTGAAAACGGGGCTCTAGCTCCCCATTATAAACCGTGTGGTCACGGGCAACCGTCTCTGAGCCCCTTCTCCAGCTGTAAAGGTAAATGGGGAGAGGGGCACGGGTACTGTGTCACAATGCATGTGTAGTTGATGCCCACGGTCGCCTCCCCCTTAGTCTCCACTGGCAGGGCATCCGGCAAGACCTCGCATGGCTGTGCTTTGCTAAACACCTGTTAAATcacttcctcaaaaaaaaaaggagaccgCTTTGCAGACACCGCTGTCCCCTCTCGACGCTTGCTGCAGCCATTGTCAACCCCACCGTGTTCTTTGACATCTCGGCCGATGGCGAGCCCTTGGGCCACGTCTCCTTCGAGCTGTTTGCagacaaagttccaaagacagcagaaaactttcgtgctctgagcactggagagaaaggatttggatataagggttcttcctttcacaggattATTCCAGGATTCATGTGCCAGGGTGGTGACTTCACACGCCATAATGGCACTGGCCGCAGATCCATCTAcggagaaaaatttgaggatgagaacttcatcctgaagcatacaggtcctggcatcttgtccatggcaaatgctggaccaaacacaaacggttcccagttttttatctgcatcaccaagactgagtggctggatggcaaacatgtggtctttgggaaggtgaaagaaggcatgaacattgtggaagccatggagcgttttgggtccaggaatggcaagaccagcaagaagatcaccatttccgactgtggacaactctaattcttttgacttgcgggcttcttacccaccagaccattccttctgtagctcaggagagCACCCCAGCTCCATCTGCTCGCAGTACCCTGTAAtctgctctcactgaagttctttgggttccatattttcctcattcccgttcaagtctagctggattgcagagttaagtttatgattatgaataaaaactaagtaagaaaaaaaaaaggaccagggAGGTGCAAAGTCCTAGTCTTTGGAccgggacctgagttcaatatctGGAACCCACCATTGGCGTGGTGGCATGCGTTGAATCCAAGCATTGGGcaagtggaggcaggtggatcctgagGCCCACTCCACAGCCAGTTTAGTCTAGTGGGTGAGCCCCATGTAAATGAGaaatctatcttttaaaaaaaaaacagcaaagataGATGGCACCTGAGGATGGTACTCAAGGTTGACCTCTCACCTACATCTACAATGACACATttgtgcacctgcacatacacgACTATGCACACAAATGGGGGGGGATAACACATCATTGCAAATATAGACCTCACTACCAAGTGGACTAGATCAAtaagattccttccttccttccttcaaccAACAAAAAGTTATCAAAATAACCTCTATCTGCTAGTCAGTATTGCAGGCTTGAAAGATTGGGTGATGAGCCACCGTCCCAGGGAGCTTGTGTCCTAAAGGAAGGAGACATGCATAAATAATCAGATAGATAAACATATGTATCAATGATGAGTCTTAAGATAAAGATGATTCATGGAGCCGAAAGAAACATAAAAGGACAAAGGTGGCCTTTTAAGTAGGGATAGCATGAGAAGCCTCAAATGGAGCAATCTTTAAGAGAAGAGAATAAACTGAGCAGCAGGACAGGCAGAGATGCCCAGGGGAGCTGGCCAAGTAAAGAAAACCATAGTTGAAAGTCCATGGGCACAAGCAGGCACCACCAAGAAACCAGAGTGGCTGAAATTTGAAGAGCGAATGGGCCAGGGGTAAAAATCTGAGCTTACAAGGCTGTGGGCCCATAGACAGAGGTGTTGTTACCATAGAAAGAAAGTGCCATGTGTGGCCTAGGACCAATTGTAGATGTTGATAAATAATGTTAATTGGGTTCTTGCTAGGTATTGGATGAAGCGCTTCACATAGACTTAAGTCTGACAGAGCCTTGTAGGAAGATCATTGCTGTCTTCCATTTATACATAGGGAAGCTTAAGTATAAGAAGGAGGATTACCTGGCCTGGACCGCCACCCAGAAGCTCTGGACTCAAAGTCTTTCTTCCACTTTAGATCACCTTTCCATCCAACTTCCTTCATTATTGTCAAAGATCGTGAAAAGGCTCGTGTTTAGACAGAGAGAGGGATTATCAAAATGCCTCTATGAGCCAATGCGCAAGGGCCAGTGGTCACCAGAGGCTTGGAGAGATGTGCGGAACAGAGTCTCCTTGGTTTAATTTGCCAGTGCTTTGATTTTTGGGCGTCTGGCCTCCAGAGCACTGAAAGAATAAATTCTTGTTGGTTTAAGCCTTGTGGTGGTTTGTTATGGCGGGCCTAGGAAATGAATACAAACTTGTATAAAGTAATGGAACCAGCCCTCTACCTAGAATCAAATGACTCAGATTTGTAGTCTGGCCGTAGACTTCCTTGCTGCGGGTCCTTACACAGCTCCCTTATCCTCAGCAACCCTTAGCGTCTCCCTCCATAGAGAAATAGTGTGTACTATTGCCTGGCTCTCTGCGTTGTAGAGAGAATGAGATCGAGTCCGAAGGTAGCAATAACACAGGTTAAGCCATCTGGAGGAGTTGGCAGAACTCCTACTACACAGAGGGTGGATTTGAGGGAGGAAGCAACAACCTCTCAGAAGAGGGGTTGGAAGTAACAACGCCCAAGCATTGGCTTCGGAAGGCACCAGTGTGGAGTTGGCAGAATGGCTCATCCTGACATCACCCCCTGCAGAGGGAGAGTCCAGCTCCTGGCCAGGCAGAAGTAACCATTTGGAGAATGAATCAAGGAGCCCTGGTACTTGGATATTGAGTCATTACTTCCTGCCAGGAGTCTGGGTGTGTGCCTAGGAGGGAGTCTTGTGCCAAGGGAGTCTTTGGGCTTCAAAGCCAAAGCAAAGGCAATTAACTTTATGATGAAATTAGTCAGGAAACTGTAAACCTAGGACATCGCCCCTGTACAGTAGATTCTTTTCAACACCATCTTAGAACATACTGAACCGTCTGGGCCATGCTTCCAAATTTGTCTCTTAAAATCTATATTTAGAGTCTAGACAAGCTCACCATGATTCCTTTGCCACCCTGGGTCTTCAGCACGTTAGGGCACATGTCTGGTGATAACCCATGATATCTCACATCCTGGACCCCTAACTCTCACTCTAGCTGCCTAAGCATGTGGCCTCCACTAACTCCATCCTTGGGGAAAGCACAGGGTGTAGAAGGGAGATGGTAGGTTGCAGAGTCCATCAGGGTAGACTGGGTACCGCTGTCACTTAACCTCCCACAATGACTCAGACTCATCCGGGTCACCTGTCATCTCAATGGTCAAAGCAGACATCGGCAACCAGAATGATGTCTTATAAGCCATAAACCAGGGACAAACATGaccatttttttaatgataaaaggaTCAACTACTATCCCAAGAAGATATAACAATTCAGAACATTTATTCTCCTAATAACAGAGATTCAAAATACATGAAGCAAAATCTAAcagaagtataaaaagaaaatgcacaaaTCATCATTGTAATCAGAGATTCAATACCTCTTTTGCAAATATTGATCAATTGTAGTTATGGTTTAAATGCAAAATGTCTCCCACAGCCCTATGTGTTTGAGCAACCAGTTGGTTGAGCTATGGGGGAGATTGTGAACCCTTAGGAGGTGGGGTCGAGCTGGAGGAAGCAGTTCATATAAAGTAAGCCTTGTGAATTATGATCCAGCCCTGGCTCCAACCTAGACTCCCTGGTGTTCTGGCTACTAGCTTCATGTAACCAGCTGCCACATGTTCCTAACACCATGAAACTACCCACCACTACCCCTCCCTCCATGATGGAATATACTCCGTACATCCTTCCTCCATGACAAGAAAACGAATAGCCCCCAAATGATGCTGAGAATGGAGGTAGTTGCTAGGATACACCTCGCCATGTGGTTCCTGGGCCTTTGGAACTGTTTTTGGGCAAGAATGCAGAAAAGTTTGGAGAAGAAGGCCAGTGAAGTCCTAATAAGCTAGAAGCAGCGCTCGGTGAGTCACTCCCGTGGGAGTGTGGATGACTAGAACGTCAAGAGAAATGTAGGAAGTGAAGGCCAAGCTCAGGAGGTTTCAAAGGAAATCCAGGACCCTGTCAGGGATTTGGACTACTGGCCATTTGTGCCACATTCTGGGAAAACAATCTGGCAATGTTCTGCACATATCCTTAAAGTCTGGGTAAAgctgaaataaaatgcaatagGAAAAGTCATTTGGCAGAAGAAATTTCCAACACAGCGTAACATCCAGGCAGTGGCATGGTTACTGCTCGGCGAATTTAATGAATTTTACGTATAGTGAGAATTCAAATGAGAACGTAGACCAGAGAGATGTGAAAATTGGGCGGTTTGGTGAGGAAAACTGTGTGAACAAGGTTAAAGTTGCAGGCACAATGCTGGCTCAAGCCAAGCAGCATAATTGTTAAAATTAGTGCAATTAATTTTTCATCTCACACTCTGCACTGGgatataggaaaaagaaagacctCATCCACCGAAAGTTCCAGGTATAaatcacttgaaaaaaaatacctttatttacaaaaagaatACTTAAACAGACAACaccttcagtttgttttgttcaagCAGGAAATGTTTCCTCAGATTCTCCCAGGAAGACTCTCAAAGGCTGCTACAACTGTCTTCCAAGGGACCAACCAAGCTGCATCTCAAGCTGGCAGCAGAGCTTGATGGCATCCACCAGGTACTGGCTTTGGAGGCATGCAAGATGCAAGCGCAAGGAGACTTGGGTCATGGCTCCAGAAAGTCAACGTGTCAGAGACCATTTCTCTGCATGGAGCCCCTGGATGAACTGTGTGTAAAACTGTAAAGGTGAAACCTGGCTTTCAACAGGGTCTCCAGAACAGAGGCGCTGTATTCAGGAAACCTGACTCAGATgaaaagggaatgaagaaatgacagagacacagaaaaactgGGATTCTGTGGGTTGTGCAGCTTGAAAACTTTAAAAGGTAAATACTTGATTATTCTGACTAGTACATTGAGTTCtcaaggatggatggatagatagatagatagatagatagatagatagatagatagatagatagatagatagatagacagagttAATACGTTGAGTTTTATGGCACACACGCTTGCATAAGTGCACTCATATAAAGTATACATTGTCAAAATTTGTCTAATTGTAGACTTTATGTGTAGTTTATTGTATATGAATTATTCCtcaaaaaagtcatttttaaaattgtctttagaCTCTAAATAGAATGATAAGAGAAAAATCACCCTTCAGAACCTTGACTTGGAGGTCGTATAATTTATCCGGCATCCAAATTCTCATTTCCTACTCTGAGATATCAGGCATCAAATGCAAAGGTCTAAAATTTTGGCTCAGAGTCAGTTTCTCTGGGGCAGGTAAATGTCAAGGGTCTTGAGTAAAACCTCCTTCCAAGAAAGAATGGAGAGTTTGCAAGCAAGTGCAAAGATCGTATTGGGACAGAATGACAGCAGGCTTCAGATACTCACAGCGTCTGGACATTCAATGACCTCCCTCACCACATGGCCCCACCTGGGATGATAGAAGAACTAAAGCCCTCAACTAAGGGTCAACTTGAAATGGAGGGGCTGGGCCCCTGAAGACTCAGTCAGTCTTGTTGGAGAAATTCAGCCAGAGGAGTCAGACTTCGTTCTGGGTCCTGAGGACCAGGTGAGTGGTCCTGGATAGAGTATGCCACTCAAGAGCCCCAGGTAATACATGGCCACTGAGAAGCAGAACGCTTGTTTTAAGGCATTGGGGGAAGGGatgtcttactgtgtagcctaggctagcctcaaacctacACTATTCTTGCCTCAGCATTCTGAGTACTGTGATTACATGTCTCTATCAAACCAGTGGCATATTCTTAGTGAACTGAAGAAAACCTCACCCCTGACACTAAAGCTTGTGTTCTACACCGTtcactgcttttatttcctaCACAAGCTCTGAAGATCACTGACCTTGGGCTGACTCCAGCCCACTGCCatcttttgtaaataaatttttattgttatgcaGCCCTACCCGTTCATTTGCATATACTCCGGGGTAACTATGTTGCCACATTGCAGTTGCTCAGTTGTTTGACTACCACAGAAGCCAAACCGTCTGTGAAACCTAAAGTATTTACTACCTGGTCCTTAAAGATAAGATTATGAATTCCAAGCCTATATTACAGCattaataaagcatttaattaagTAAACAacaatatatttcattaaaaaaaaaagataagcaagGCATGGCAGGTTATTCCTATAGTCCAAGCTCGTTTGGAACCTTGGGCAGAAGGACCGCTGTGACTTTGAAATCAGCTTGGGCTatttagtgagtttgaggccaccctgagcgAGTTACAGAgtaggactctgtctcaaaactataaaagaaagagagagttgaGCGGCTACCAAAATAAGATACAGACACACGGTGGGATACTACTCAGCCTCGAACAGAAAGGAAATCCAGACACAGGCTACAACATGGATAAATACTGAAGACATTCTGCTgaatgaaataagccagtcacAGAAAAGACGAGCCTGATTCTATGCACACGAGATCCGTGCAGTCTGATTCTAATagacaaggaggagaggagagtggTGGCTGCCGGAGGGCTTAGCATGGGGAGGTGGGAACGCAGGGGCCAGTGTTTACTGGGCACAGAGCGTCCGTTATGCAGGATGAGGAGGTAGGTGAGGGAGACGTGTGTATAATGACATGTATGTGCTTACCACTGTGGAATTGCACAGCCATGAATGGTTACAATGGCGAGGGTTCCCACAATGTGTATTTTACTACaattaaaagaaagggaagatacCTTAGACTGAATATAATTttccacactttttaaaaattacattttatttagttatttacagTGTACTCCATCCACATGAACCCTGGCACATTTGTTgcggtcagaggataactttggggagtttgttctctcctttgaccatgtgggacctggggacTGGACTTGAGTCATCAGCTCTGGTAACCGTTGAATTGCCGGCTGAATCATCTTGTTGCTCCTCCACAAACATTTGACAGTAAAATATCACATATCGAGGAATCTTCGGACACCCTCCCCCTACTCCATATGAAAGGCAAACAGATGGAAGCTTCTAGAAGCACCAAGACATAGAACCAATGGGCAAGTGGCAACCTTCCTGTGTATTCTAAAGGGTAATCATTTGATCACGTTTCTGTCTGCTAAAGACGAGTTCCCTCCCTTCAGGGTTTAAATGAAAGTCATGAAGCctagtgtgggggtggggtgggggtggggaacagggGTAGCTGAAGGAGGGACTCCCTGAAGGGAGCTGCCTAAAATGGTTGATATTCAGG from Microtus ochrogaster isolate Prairie Vole_2 chromosome 7, MicOch1.0, whole genome shotgun sequence encodes:
- the LOC101998124 gene encoding peptidyl-prolyl cis-trans isomerase A-like, with product MGVLRSESRPTHNEKMTAGLRDEPIAPEVGLEYTEPQSCGFLLKTSLEGTLPPAEHLMETSGMFLEMNFLQQAAEESLLLSPVEWLKSPYLCLHWQGIRQDLAWLCFAKHLLNHFLKKKRRPLCRHRCPLSTLAAAIVNPTVFFDISADGEPLGHVSFELFADKVPKTAENFRALSTGEKGFGYKGSSFHRIIPGFMCQGGDFTRHNGTGRRSIYGEKFEDENFILKHTGPGILSMANAGPNTNGSQFFICITKTEWLDGKHVVFGKVKEGMNIVEAMERFGSRNGKTSKKITISDCGQL